Proteins encoded by one window of Manihot esculenta cultivar AM560-2 chromosome 10, M.esculenta_v8, whole genome shotgun sequence:
- the LOC110624061 gene encoding pentatricopeptide repeat-containing protein At2g26790, mitochondrial, which yields MWVSSVKSLSCRKCVKHVSFIRLYAVSALAHLNFSLSNPIEEEKTIDSPKQNRTMNNFLEMDKVKVVETLNYLKKDPGLAFSFFNQLKENGFCHDPCTYAAIVRIVCYWGWDRKLDSLLLELIRKERNLDFEIVDLFEALDEVSESESSNLLVRVSDALVKVYVTIGMFDEAIDVLFQDKCRGFVPHILSCNFLLNQLIEFGKLDMSVTIYRQLRAFGLCPNDYTYTIAIKAFCRKGCLDEAVDVFREMEEYGVTPNSFAYTTYIEGLCLHGRSDLGFEVLKAWIAANLPIDVFAYTVVIRGFCNEMKLKEAESILHDMEKQGFAPDVYTYGALISRFCMVGNLFQALSLHNEMVSKGIKTNCVIVSSILQGLSQIGMASEVANQFKEFKKMGIFLDKACYNVVMDALCKLGKVEEAVELLVEMKGKQMVPDIINYTTLVGGYCRKGKVVDAWNLFKEMKKNGHKPDIVTYNVLAGGLSRNGLAQEALILLNDMNTQGVKPNTVTYNVIIEGLCIAGKVDYAESFFGNLGDKCLENYSSMVKGYCEANHTREAFDLFIRLSKQGFLVKKASYIKLLENLCMEGDNEKVLLLFDIMLAMNVNLVKVIYAKVIGALCQAGEMKKARRVFDIMVNKSLILDLITYTMMINGYCRVNRMREAFHLLGDMKSKGIKPDVITYTVLLDNCSKLNLKRFHPGQDSVESKGNKMDPSALWSEMKDMDIKPDVVCYTVLIDKHCKTNNIQDAIILFNEMISRGLEPDIVTYTALLSGHCNVGDIEKAEVLIDDMLYKEIQPDGHTMSVLQHGILKARKVHFRQ from the coding sequence ATGTGGGTATCATCTGTTAAGTCACTTTCTTGTAGAAAATGTGTCAAACATGTTAGCTTCATAAGATTATATGCCGTTTCCGCGCTTGCTCACTTGAATTTCTCCCTGTCAAATCCCATTGAAGAAGAGAAAACCATAGATAGCCCTAAACAAAATCGTACAATGAATAATTTCTTAGAAATGGACAAGGTAAAGGTTGTTGAAACTTTGAACTATTTGAAGAAAGACCCTGGTCTTGCTTTCTCATTCTTTAACCAGCTGAAGGAAAATGGCTTTTGTCATGATCCTTGTACATATGCGGCTATTGTTAGAATCGTGTGCTACTGGGGCTGGGATAGGAAATTGGATTCCTTATTATTGGAGCTTATTAGGAAAGAGAGAAACTTGGATTTTGAAATTGTGGACTTGTTTGAAGCTCTGGATGAGGTGTCTGAGAGTGAGAGTTCCAATTTGCTCGTTAGGGTGTCTGACGCTTTGGTTAAGGTTTATGTTACTATTGGAATGTTTGATGAGGCTATTGATGTTCTTTTCCAAGATAAATGCCGTGGATTTGTTCCGCATATATTGTCATGTAATTTTCTCCTGAACCAGTTGATTGAGTTTGGGAAATTGGATATGTCTGTAACCATTTATCGGCAGCTGAGGGCCTTTGGCCTATGCCCTAATGATTACACCTATACCATTGCTATTAAGGCATTTTGTAGAAAAGGTTGTTTAGATGAAGCTGTTGATGTTTTTCGAGAAATGGAGGAATATGGTGTGACTCCAAATTCTTTTGCTTACACAACTTATATTGAAGGTCTCTGTTTGCATGGGAGGTCAGATTTGGGTTTTGAAGTGCTTAAAGCATGGATAGCTGCAAATCTTCCAATAGATGTGTTTGCTTATACAGTTGTTATCCGTGGCTTTTGTAATGAAATGAAACTGAAAGAGGCAGAGAGTATATTGCATGACATGGAAAAACAAGGATTTGCCCCAGATGTGTATACGTATGGTGCTTTAATTTCTAGATTTTGCATGGTTGGGAATTTATTTCAAGCTTTGTCTCTTCACAATGAAATGGTGTCAAAAGGTATCAAAACAAATTGTGTGATTGTGAGTTCAATTCTTCAAGGCTTGTCTCAGATAGGCATGGCTTCTGAAGTGGCAAATCAATTTAAAGAATTCAAGAAGATGGGGATTTTCCTTGATAAAGCTTGCTACAATGTGGTGATGGATGCTTTGTGCAAGCTGGGGAAGGTGGAAGAGGCTGTGGAGTTGCTTGTTGAGATGAAGGGTAAGCAGATGGTTCCCGATATCATCAACTACACAACTCTGGTTGGTGGTTACTGTCGTAAAGGTAAAGTTGTTGATGCATGGAATTTATTCaaagaaatgaaaaagaatgGACACAAGCCTGATATTGTTACTTATAATGTTCTTGCTGGTGGCTTATCGAGAAATGGCCTTGCACAGGAGGCCCTTATTCTTTTAAACGACATGAACACCCAAGGTGTTAAACCTAATACTGTCACTTATAATGTGATCATTGAAGGCTTATGTATAGCTGGGAAGGTGGATTATGCTGAATCTTTTTTTGGTAATTTGGGAGATAAGTGCTTGGAAAACTATAGTAGCATGGTCAAGGGTTATTGTGAAGCTAATCATACGAGGGAGGCCTTTGACCTGTTCATTAGGCTGTCTAAGCAGGGATTTCTTGTGAagaaagcatcctacataaaatTACTCGAAAACCTCTGCATGGAAGGTGATAATGAAAAAGTGCTGTTGTTGTTTGACATAATGTTGGCTATGAATGTCAATCTTGTCAAGGTCATTTATGCTAAAGTCATTGGAGCACTTTGCCAGGCAGGAGAAATGAAGAAGGCTCGACGTGTTTTTGATATTATGGTTAATAAAAGTCTAATTCTGGATCTGATTACTTACACAATGATGATAAATGGTTATTGCAGGGTCAATCGCATGAGGGAGGCTTTTCATCTTTTGGGTGATATGAAAAGCAAAGGGATTAAACCCGATGTTATTACTTACACAGTTTTGCTTGACAATTGTtcaaaattaaatctaaaaagaTTCCATCCCGGGCAAGATTCTGTGGAAAGTAAGGGGAATAAAATGGATCCTTCAGCTTTATGGAGTGAGATGAAGGATATGGATATAAAACCTGATGTTGTTTGTTACACTGTTCTAATTGACAAACATTGTAAAACAAACAATATCCAGGATGCTATAATcctttttaatgaaatgattAGTAGAGGATTAGAACCTGATATTGTGACGTACACAGCTCTTTTATCTGGACATTGTAATGTGGGAGACATAGAAAAGGCTGAAGTCCTTATTGATGACATGTTGTATAAGGAAATACAGCCAGATGGCCACACCATGTCAGTATTGCAACATGGTATTTTGAAGGCCAGGAAAGTGCATTTTCGGCAGTAA